The Humulus lupulus chromosome 3, drHumLupu1.1, whole genome shotgun sequence genome window below encodes:
- the LOC133823090 gene encoding single-stranded DNA-binding protein WHY1, chloroplastic-like, translated as MMRPYSLSSSSSLTVTPQNPKLSPAHSFFLPPLPGTTAFSFSSNPTYIRKGLSLKCRQSEYFDQQKFATTNAQYDNSSFAPQTPSRADQLPARFYVGHSIYKGKAALTVEPKAPEFTALDSGAFKISKEGFVLLQFAPAAGVRVYDWSRKQVFSLSVTEIGNLVSLGATGSCEFFHDPFKGRSEEGQVRKMLKVEPLPDGSGHFFNLSVQNKLINLDESIYIPVTRAEFAVLNSAFNFILPHLLGWSAFANSIKPEEVSRGNNASPKYGGDYEWKR; from the exons ATGATGCGGCCATACTCGCTATCTTCTTCGTCCTCACTCACAGTCACCCCCCAAAACCCTAAACTTTCCCCTGCCCATTCCTTCTTCTTGCCTCCCCTTCCAGGAACCACTGCGTTTAGCTTCTCTTCTAACCCTACTTACATCAGGAAGGGACTCTCTCTGAAATGTCGTCAGAGTGAATACTTCGACCAGCAGAAGTTCGCTACCACCAATGCTCAGTATGATAACTCCTCCTTTGCTCCACAGACTCCCTCTAGAG CTGATCAATTACCGGCTAGGTTCTACGTGGGCCACTCGATATACAAAGGAAAGGCTGCACTTACTGTTGAGCCCAAAGCTCCGGAATTCACAGCTCTAGAT TCTGGGGCATTCAAAATATCCAAGGAAGGTTTTGTACTTCTTCAGTTTGCTCCTGCAGCAGGTGTTCGTGTATATGATTGGAGCAGAAAGCAG GTATTCTCACTATCAGTGACAGAAATTGGAAATCTAGTTAGCCTTGGTGCTACTGGATCCTGTGAATTCTTTCATGACCCTTTTAAGGGTAGAAG TGAGGAAGGTCAGGTTAGGAAGATGTTGAAGGTGGAGCCTCTTCCAGATGGATCTGGCCACTTCTTCAATCTCA GCGTTCAAAACAAACTTATTAATTTGGATGAGAGTATATATATTCCGGTTACCAGAGCAGAGTTTGCAGTTCTCAATTCAGCTTTCAAT TTCATCTTGCCACACCTTTTAGGCTGGAGTGCATTTGCAAACTCCATAAAACCCGAAGAAGTGAGCCGTGGAAATAATGCTAGTCCCAAGTATGGGGGAGATTATGAGTGGAAGCGATAG